The window CGCCGTAGGTCCATCGCGCCCTCCCCACGGGTCAGAAAATTCTCCCGGTCTGCTCCGCCCCGGCCAGTTCCACCCGGCCCGGCGCAGCACGTTTATTTTCAAACCAAACAATCGATGCAAAAGCTAAAAATAGGAATGGTGGGAGCCGGTTTCATCGCCGACTGGCACCGCAATGCGTTTATCACCCTGCCCGAGGTGGAGTTTGCCGGCATGTGCCGGAATGACTCCGGGGCCAGCGACCCGCGGGCGACGGAGAACCAGGCTGCACTGGAGAGGAAGTGCCGCGAGTGGAACATTCCCGTGTATCAAAACTTTGACGCAATGGTGAATGATCCCTCCCTCGATGCCCTCATCATCGGGAGCATCAATCCCTTTCACCATGCCCAGATCCTCGCAGGTCTCAAGGCGGGCAAGCACCTTCTCGTGGAGAAGCCTGTCGTCACCGACCTCGCGGAGGTCGACCAGATCAGCGACCTCGCCGCGGCGAGCGGCAAGGTGGTTTTCCCCGGTCACAACTTCGTCTATCGCGGAGCAGTGCAGAAGGCCCGGGCGATCATCGAGAGCGGTGCGCTCGGTCGTCTCGTCTCCTCCTCATTTATCTCCAGCCACACCATCAGCGAGGCTCACGCCACGGGCTGGCGTGCGAGGAAGTCCCTCTCCAAGGGCGGTGCGCTGATGGATAGCGGTCATCATCTCGTTTACCAGATGATCTACCTGCTGGGAATGCCTGTCGCGCTCCAGGCCTTCTGCTCCCGGCAGATCCTGGTGAATATGGAGGGCGAGGACACGGCTCAGGTCAGCGTGAAGTTTGCCGACGGCTCGGTGGGAGTGATCCTGCAATCCTGGGCCTCCGGGATGGACCAGGGGATCAGTGGCATACGCATCCTCGGCGAAAAGGGCAACCTCATCATCACCGATGCCCTCTACCATAATGGCGAGCGCATCGACGGGGATGTCGAGTACGGCGATTCCTTCAAGGGCCAGGCTCGGGCCTTCGTTGACGCCGTGCGACTTGGCAGGCAGCCTGTCTCCACCCTGGAGGACGTGAAGAATACGCTTCGCGTCATCTACGCTGCCTACGACGGCGAGGGTACTGTGACCCGGTTTTAAGCCGGGGTCCCCCCGTTACAATCTGCTCACGGCGGAGAGCCACGCTCCGCCGTGGGTGATCCAGCCTTCGTCGGCGAGGGAGGTCGGCGCGTCAAACTCTCGTTTCGGCGGCACATCACAGAAAAACTGCTTGCCGGCGCTGAAGCCGTTTACGATGGCCCCGCCCGGCGAGGAATTCCTGGATGCGAAGAAAAGGCGGCGCGAAAATCCACAACACTTCTCCCTCGTGACTGGCGGGATGAGTCACAGCCCGGATCGTCGCCGCGATGGTTCCCGGGCGGCGGCAACCCGTCAGGGCGAGAAGCGTTTCGCGCTCAGTACGCGGAAGCGATAAAACGAGTCGAGCGTCGGGTCGGTCGCCGAGTTGTTTGAGGAATAGACGGAAGCCGATGCATAATCGGGGATGCGCGTGTCGGCGGGATCGATGTACCGCTCGATCACCTGCGACCCCCGGTACTCGCTGGTGACGAGATCCTTGCCCTCGACCCAAGTGCCCGTATCGGTGCGGCTGGATTTCTTCAGCGTCTGCACACGGAAGTGCACCGTGTACGTGTTCGACTTTGTCGTCAGCCGGGGATAGATCGTTGCGTAGGGTCGCTCCCGGCTGTTGTCGCCGGTTGGCCGGTGGGTGAGCCAATACGCCGCCATGCCGTTGTAGGTGGCATTCGCATTGTTGGGATCATTGGGCACGAGCGAGATGCCGCAGATTTCCGCCGCGGAGCGGAAGATGTCCTTCCGGTCGAAACGTTCGGTGAAGCCCTTGAGCGTCTCCTCCGCATTGATCGGATAGCGCACAGGCAGGGCGGCTTTGTTGCCGGAGTAGGATTTGTAGCGGGTGACATCGCTGTCGGCCACGGCGATAACCTTCTCCGACTTCAGGACCGCGCGGATGCCCGTATCGCGATTGATATAGGTAAAGGGCACGATCTGGTAATTCATGTTGATCCGTCCCGCGGTGGAGAGCGGTTCGCTGATCGGGTACGGCTCCACCACCGGCATGCTGAAGAGATCGAGCAGCAGATAGTCCGGCGGCACCGTAAAGGGAGGCCCGGAGACCGGCGTGCCGAGGCCGCGATGACCCTGTGGCAGCGGGCGAAACAGCAGCGTTTGCCAGGGCTTGTTGGCAAAGACCTCGCTGGGGAGGGAACCGAACGCCACGGCGGAGGGGATCTGCCGGTTCGGCGAAAAGAGCGTCATCGTCGTGTCATAGGAGGTGCTATGATACTGGTAGTAGGGCGTGCTCGTGCTGCTCGCGCGGCCATCTCCCTCATCCACCTTGTTGATATAGGGCCCGTCCGAGATATAGCCGAAGCCATTATCCCAGTCGCCCAGCACGGTGCTATTGCCTCCTCCCATTCGTACGCCCGCGTCATTGGGCGCGCGATAGCCGAAATCATAGGCGACCTGCATCTGCGAGTAGGGACGATAGGAGTCAAAACTGCCATTGCTGCTGGTGCCGATGCTGTAAGTCTGCGGATAGGTTACGTATCCCGACGGGTTGATCGGGAGCAGCTTCCCGGGAGTCGCGCCGAAGTACGGGTAGTTCATCGCCGTGCGCAGGGAATGCGCCATGAAGTTGCTCGGGCTGTCATAGTTGACGTTCCTGGCAAAGTAGGACGATGGGACATTGCTCTGGGCGGCGACCATGCGGGTGTCGCCCTCCGCCACCTCCACGCTCCGCACGACATCCGTGTACTTGCCATCTTCCCGTCGCCCGAGGATCCAGGAGACCGTTTGCCGTTGCCCGGTATTTCCGAGATCACCGCGGGCATTGAGACGGCCTCCGTAGTGATTCGCCGCGTTATTCGGCCCGACAAAGGTGCGAAAGTCTCCGAAGACGACCTGTCCGCCATCCTCCGGGCGCGGGGAGGTCAGAGTGACCACCGTGTTGACCGGGGGGAGATTCGGCACCGGCCAGCCATCAGCCGGGGAGGAGGGGATGTCGATCGTCAGTTTCTGGATTTCGTTCGCGGGGGTCTGGTTGTCGAGGATGGTGACGGTGATGGTACCGCCGGTGAAGTTGAACTTGCCGCCGACTGGGAAATCCGACGCCGTCTCGGTGTAGGCGATGAAGGGATAGACGTCCTGGGAAGTGGTCCCCAGTGTGCCCGATCCCTTGCTGGCGACAAATGGAGCCCAGCCCATCAGGCCGCCGACAAAGGTCTCGTTGACCAGCGCATCCCATACCGTGAAGGGATACGATTTCCACCCGCCGGAGGGATAGGCCTTGAATGTCGCCGAGGAGGGGAACCCCTTCATCGGGACCGTTGGCGTGGTCGGGTCGGTCACGGGTCCCCATTGGAAATTGTTCAGCCCGTCGATCTTCACCTGAAACTTCGGATAAATGTGCATGAAGCCCCGCGATGGGTCGAAGAACTCCAGGAACAACCCGGCCTGCACCCGGATGTTGCCCGGCTTTACTCCGGTGGGGTTCGAGCTGGCATTCCAGGCATTCATCGTCACGGGAGGAGTGAGCGATGGGGAGTTTTCCGCGTTCCCGATGAACATGAGGAAAGCCTTGCTCACCGTGGGGAAACGCCCAAAGCCCTTCGTTCCTGTCTTTTTATCGACGATGGGTATTACCTGTCCCTGCCCGAGCTTTGTGGAATCACCGGGGGCAAAGGGATTGGCGACCCGGGTGTCGTAGAGATTCGCGCTGCGGATGTAGTCAAATATCCCGGTGAGGATCTGGTCGCAGTCGGTGGCTCCCGAGGAGTTCTGCGTGTTGTATTTGCTTTGGAAATCCCCTCCGAATCCCGGGATGGGCTGCGAGGTGAGATGGCGGAGGTAATCCATGAGCATGCGATTGCGGCCGAGGCCGTTGACGGAGCTGGCCGTGGGCAGGTCGATGGTGGGACTTTCGCTGCCGCGCTGGGCCGGATCGGTGCTGCGCTGGAAGAAATACTGGTATCCGTTGATGGTGGAGCAAAAGGCGATCTGCTGGTCAAACACGCTGCGATTGCTGGCGCCTGTGCTGCTGCTGATCGGCCAGATGGCCACCCGTGGCTTGTTGAAGAGATTGACGTCGGGCGCGCGGCTGTTCGCCGTGAGGAAGAAGCGCCCCCGCGCGAGCTGCTCCTTCGTCAGCCCCTGCAGGGCTCGGGTGGACCCCGAGAGAGTGGGGGCAAAGATCAGTTCGTCGATCGTGGCATAGAGACGATCCGAGTCGAGGGAGAGCGACGGGATGGTGGACGCTCCGGTCTTCACCGTCTGTACGGTGCCGCCCTGCGACCCTCCGCCGACGATGCGGGGCGTGATCGCGTAGATCTGGTTTGCCGTGAGCGTGGGAAAGACGACGCTCAGGCTCGTCATGGCCGGGTGGCCGGGATAACGCTGAAACTCCCGGTTCATCGGCTGGTTCAGCGAGAGAGTCGTTGTGTCCTCGTCGGAAAGGAAGCGGGGCATGTCCATGTACGTGCCCTCGGAGGCTGTATTGACGTTGACCTTGCAGGTATCGTCGTCGGTCCAGAAGGCGATGCGTCCGGTGATGGGATTGCTGGCGGTCGGGCGCTTCGAGGCCGGGGCGTTGTCAAAGGTTGCCGTGGTGCTGCTGGTGTCGTCTGCCACCGTGACCGTGCCATCCTGGAGCACGTAGAGCCATTTCGTCGGCATCGGCACCGGCGTGTTGGTTACCGAGATGGCGCTGCCCGGGCTGTAGCTCACCTTGGACGGATCGACCGAGAAGCCCTCGACATCCGGCAGCCCGTCGCCATCGGCATCGTACCCCAGGTAGGCCGGCACGCTGGCTCCGGCGCGGTTTTTTGACAGCGAGCGAATGGCATTGCCGTCGAGGATGGGAAACACGGCGGTGTTCCCGGAGACGACCGGGCTGTTCAGGTCCGTATAAAGTGCCGGCTTGGTGCTCCACTGCGTATTGACATCCGACACGCCCGGCGTGAAGGAGGCGACCTGCGAGGAGGGCACCACCATGGCGTCGGAGGAGTACAGTTTGTAATACGCCTTGGCTGCGCCTGTTTGATCGTAGACCCGGATCATTCCCGGCTGTGAGGCCCACGTCTCCTGCACCCCGTGAGAGGTCGCAGCCTGGATCGCCCCGATGGCTATCTGCGCCGCGGAGTCCGCCAGTTGCTTCGACCGGGCGCCGTCGGCGTAACCTTTGGCGCCGGAGTGCTCGGTCGTGACGTTCGAGAGAAAGGCGATGATGAGCGCGGTGATGAGCACCAGGAAGGCGAGCACGAGCACCAGGGCCATGCCCCGTGTGTGATACCCGGCAGAGAGCAATATTCCGTCGCCTCGATGGGGAGTTCTCATGGCAGAGCTAGTTGGACTGCTCCCGGCTCCACTTCGCCGCCTTGAGGGCGACGTTCATGGTAAAGATCCGGTAGCTGAGGTTGAGTGATTTCAGGTTGCTCTCGAGCTGCTTCAGGTCACGGTCGTACATGTTGGCATTCGAGAATTCGCAGCCGGCATAGATGGGCCCCATGTTGGGTGGAGAGTCTCCGGTTTGCAGGCGGTTGAAGGATGTTTCATCGACCGCGACCAT of the Terrimicrobium sacchariphilum genome contains:
- a CDS encoding Gfo/Idh/MocA family protein → MQKLKIGMVGAGFIADWHRNAFITLPEVEFAGMCRNDSGASDPRATENQAALERKCREWNIPVYQNFDAMVNDPSLDALIIGSINPFHHAQILAGLKAGKHLLVEKPVVTDLAEVDQISDLAAASGKVVFPGHNFVYRGAVQKARAIIESGALGRLVSSSFISSHTISEAHATGWRARKSLSKGGALMDSGHHLVYQMIYLLGMPVALQAFCSRQILVNMEGEDTAQVSVKFADGSVGVILQSWASGMDQGISGIRILGEKGNLIITDALYHNGERIDGDVEYGDSFKGQARAFVDAVRLGRQPVSTLEDVKNTLRVIYAAYDGEGTVTRF
- the vccA gene encoding Verru_Chthon cassette protein A, whose protein sequence is MRTPHRGDGILLSAGYHTRGMALVLVLAFLVLITALIIAFLSNVTTEHSGAKGYADGARSKQLADSAAQIAIGAIQAATSHGVQETWASQPGMIRVYDQTGAAKAYYKLYSSDAMVVPSSQVASFTPGVSDVNTQWSTKPALYTDLNSPVVSGNTAVFPILDGNAIRSLSKNRAGASVPAYLGYDADGDGLPDVEGFSVDPSKVSYSPGSAISVTNTPVPMPTKWLYVLQDGTVTVADDTSSTTATFDNAPASKRPTASNPITGRIAFWTDDDTCKVNVNTASEGTYMDMPRFLSDEDTTTLSLNQPMNREFQRYPGHPAMTSLSVVFPTLTANQIYAITPRIVGGGSQGGTVQTVKTGASTIPSLSLDSDRLYATIDELIFAPTLSGSTRALQGLTKEQLARGRFFLTANSRAPDVNLFNKPRVAIWPISSSTGASNRSVFDQQIAFCSTINGYQYFFQRSTDPAQRGSESPTIDLPTASSVNGLGRNRMLMDYLRHLTSQPIPGFGGDFQSKYNTQNSSGATDCDQILTGIFDYIRSANLYDTRVANPFAPGDSTKLGQGQVIPIVDKKTGTKGFGRFPTVSKAFLMFIGNAENSPSLTPPVTMNAWNASSNPTGVKPGNIRVQAGLFLEFFDPSRGFMHIYPKFQVKIDGLNNFQWGPVTDPTTPTVPMKGFPSSATFKAYPSGGWKSYPFTVWDALVNETFVGGLMGWAPFVASKGSGTLGTTSQDVYPFIAYTETASDFPVGGKFNFTGGTITVTILDNQTPANEIQKLTIDIPSSPADGWPVPNLPPVNTVVTLTSPRPEDGGQVVFGDFRTFVGPNNAANHYGGRLNARGDLGNTGQRQTVSWILGRREDGKYTDVVRSVEVAEGDTRMVAAQSNVPSSYFARNVNYDSPSNFMAHSLRTAMNYPYFGATPGKLLPINPSGYVTYPQTYSIGTSSNGSFDSYRPYSQMQVAYDFGYRAPNDAGVRMGGGNSTVLGDWDNGFGYISDGPYINKVDEGDGRASSTSTPYYQYHSTSYDTTMTLFSPNRQIPSAVAFGSLPSEVFANKPWQTLLFRPLPQGHRGLGTPVSGPPFTVPPDYLLLDLFSMPVVEPYPISEPLSTAGRINMNYQIVPFTYINRDTGIRAVLKSEKVIAVADSDVTRYKSYSGNKAALPVRYPINAEETLKGFTERFDRKDIFRSAAEICGISLVPNDPNNANATYNGMAAYWLTHRPTGDNSRERPYATIYPRLTTKSNTYTVHFRVQTLKKSSRTDTGTWVEGKDLVTSEYRGSQVIERYIDPADTRIPDYASASVYSSNNSATDPTLDSFYRFRVLSAKRFSP